The Triplophysa rosa linkage group LG25, Trosa_1v2, whole genome shotgun sequence genome window below encodes:
- the nbl1 gene encoding neuroblastoma suppressor of tumorigenicity 1 produces MWLQVLSACVLAALCRAAPHAHINRLALFPDKSAWCEAKNITQIVGHTGCTPQSIQNRACLGQCFSYSVPNTFPQSTESLVHCDSCMPAQTQWEVVTLECSGSDEAPRVDKLVEHILHCSCQSCSKESAQEGALLQLYPSEGALESPSLSDKQTHTDTHSQQRARARSDALQLDTSEAG; encoded by the exons ATGTGGCTGCAGGTTTTGTCAGCGTGTGTGTTGGCCGCGTTGTGTCGCGCAGCTCCTCACGCTCACATCAACCGTCTCGCTCTCTTTCCTGATAAAAGCGCCTGGTGCGAAGCCAAGAACATCACGCAGATCGTGGGACACACCGGCTGCACTCCGCAGTCCATCCAGAACAG agctTGTCTGGGTCAGTGTTTCAGCTACAGCGTCCCGAATACTTTCCCACAATCCACAGAGTCTCTGGTTCACTGTGACTCCTGCATGCCTGCGCAGACGCAGTGGGAGGTG gtgacTCTGGAGTGTTCGGGCAGTGATGAAGCTCCTCGTGTGGATAAGTTAGTTGAACACATTCTTCACTGCAGCTGTCAGTCGTGCAGTAAGGAGAGCGCTCAGGAGGGGGCGCTGCTGCAGCTTTACCCGTCAGAGGGGGCGCTGGAGAGCCCGTCACTGtcagacaaacagacacacacagacacacactctcAGCAGCGCGCTCGCGCACGCTCTGATGCGCTGCAGTTAGACACGTCAGAGGCGGGCTGA